A genomic stretch from Bdellovibrionota bacterium includes:
- a CDS encoding microtubule-binding protein, protein MAFNYEKNKNSEGNDSFWTSYSDLFLGLSTIFLLLYVMASLRTGTDAIKSQSDNQKLSTRVEELENQLKMYESVKKNYMDTAAKDEQQEYQDLMDKLTLLQEEAKSEKDRLANEATENGKKAQALNKYQQMVRNILNANKVAKSRIVTRNEIITDQDTQIDEQQKDIGTLKSDISQKTQLIEEGNRQIAANKAALEKKMKELQFAYKKNKMTKTAYNKQVQTIKAQNEQRLAALQSTNQQYNQQLAQANQELNQLNSALAGTQAELSQTKEEAAARAAKEAQFRAEAGKKAAELQGKVAGLKGQLKSTEGDLAKAKEEIDTRKAVAKEIKAGFAKAGIKADVDMGTGDVVLDFGDAYFDSNSANLKPEMKNVIERAMPIYSKSLFGNPKVASKISNVEIIGFASPTYQGRFIDPKSTKPEDKAALKYNMDLSYKRANAIFQHIVDGKASGFTNQQELMSLMKVSGRSFLDVLKVKDRNIASAAEFCRVNDCRKAQRVIVRFSVDGK, encoded by the coding sequence ATGGCATTTAATTACGAAAAAAATAAAAACTCCGAAGGCAATGATAGTTTTTGGACATCGTACTCAGATTTATTTTTGGGTTTGAGTACAATTTTTTTATTGCTGTACGTGATGGCAAGTTTACGCACTGGAACAGATGCAATCAAAAGCCAATCTGACAATCAAAAACTTTCTACTCGCGTTGAGGAATTAGAAAATCAATTGAAGATGTACGAGTCTGTGAAGAAAAACTACATGGACACCGCCGCCAAAGACGAACAGCAAGAATATCAAGATCTTATGGACAAGTTGACTCTTCTCCAAGAAGAAGCCAAATCAGAAAAAGATCGCTTGGCTAACGAAGCTACTGAGAATGGAAAGAAAGCTCAAGCTCTGAATAAATATCAACAGATGGTTCGTAATATTTTGAATGCTAACAAAGTAGCAAAATCTAGAATCGTGACAAGAAACGAAATCATTACAGATCAAGATACACAAATTGACGAACAACAAAAAGATATCGGTACATTGAAATCTGACATTTCTCAAAAGACTCAATTGATAGAAGAAGGAAATCGTCAAATCGCTGCCAACAAGGCTGCCCTTGAAAAGAAAATGAAAGAGCTTCAATTTGCTTATAAGAAAAATAAAATGACGAAGACTGCCTACAATAAACAAGTTCAGACTATTAAAGCGCAGAATGAACAACGTTTAGCAGCTCTTCAATCTACAAATCAACAGTACAATCAACAATTGGCTCAGGCGAACCAAGAGTTGAATCAGTTGAATTCTGCTCTTGCCGGAACGCAGGCGGAGCTTTCACAAACCAAAGAAGAAGCCGCTGCTAGAGCCGCAAAAGAAGCTCAGTTCCGTGCGGAAGCTGGCAAGAAAGCAGCAGAACTCCAAGGAAAAGTTGCCGGTCTAAAAGGTCAGTTGAAATCTACGGAAGGCGATCTCGCAAAAGCCAAAGAAGAAATTGATACTAGAAAAGCCGTAGCTAAAGAAATCAAAGCTGGATTTGCGAAAGCTGGAATCAAAGCCGACGTGGATATGGGAACTGGCGACGTGGTTTTGGATTTTGGTGATGCTTACTTTGATAGTAACTCAGCAAATCTAAAACCTGAAATGAAGAACGTGATTGAAAGAGCAATGCCAATTTATTCTAAGTCTTTATTTGGCAATCCTAAAGTGGCAAGTAAAATTTCAAATGTAGAAATTATTGGGTTTGCTTCGCCAACCTATCAAGGTCGATTCATCGATCCCAAGAGCACAAAGCCTGAAGACAAGGCTGCTCTTAAATACAATATGGATTTGAGTTACAAACGCGCGAACGCAATCTTCCAACATATCGTAGACGGAAAAGCTTCTGGTTTTACAAATCAGCAAGAGTTGATGTCTCTTATGAAGGTGTCTGGAAGAAGCTTCCTCGACGTTTTAAAAGTTAAAGATAGAAATATTGCATCTGCAGCGGAATTCTGTCGCGTGAATGATTGCCGCAAGGCTCAACGCGTGATCGTACGCTTCAGTGTGGATGGTAAGTAA